From a single Solanum dulcamara chromosome 4, daSolDulc1.2, whole genome shotgun sequence genomic region:
- the LOC129885162 gene encoding uncharacterized protein LOC129885162, whose product MAPQTKITFLIIAISFFLTIPSNAFDYTLKTSLSPSSLPTTKIIPTKTTPKPQILDVKQKLPQVVPSDNVPSFVKASMVGTMSKTKEFIQNVIDKKLAISAKLDHYHKDCLETCKEVYEDAIDAMKKATQDVKQENFYKANVDISAMYSFLETCHDCVVETKENDVAFQKFENWAKGIASDCLDKVSKEYYKN is encoded by the coding sequence ATGGCTCCTCAAACAAAAATAACTTTTCTTATTATTGCAATTTCCTTTTTCCTCACAATTCCATCTAATGCATTTGATTATACATTAAAAACATCTCTTTCTCCGTCCTCTCTTCCCACTACTAAAATTATTCCTACAAAAACTACTCCTAAACCTCAAATCTTGGATGTTAAACAAAAATTACCTCAAGTTGTACCAAGTGACAATGTCCCATCATTTGTGAAAGCAAGTATGGTTGGCACAATGTCCAAGACAAAAGAATTCATCCAAAATGTAATTGACAAAAAATTGGCTATTAGTGCAAAATTAGACCATTATCATAAGGATTGTCTTGAGACATGCAAAGAGGTTTATGAAGATGCAATTGATGCAATGAAGAAGGCAACACAAGATGTCAAACAAGAGAATTTTTACAAAGCAAATGTTGATATTAGTGCAATGTATTCATTCCTTGAGACTTGTCATGATTGTGTTGTTGAGACAAAAGAAAATGATGTTGCCTtccaaaaatttgaaaattgggCAAAAGGAATTGCTAGTGATTGTCTTGACAAAGTTTCTAAAGAATactataaaaattaa
- the LOC129887753 gene encoding calcium-dependent protein kinase 20-like — protein MGNTCIGPKLGNNGFLQSVTAAVWKTRQPEHLPLPNKGDSNSHKTQENSSMGSSSKANDSNRCGGTQSNPPPHLKISSGDDTTEYGGGNNEKNSSNVNNKPVEGVKQNKPNHVRRVSSIGLKIDSVLGRKTGNLKEICSLGRKLGQGQFGTTYLCVDKVHGKELACKSIAKRKLNTEEDVEDVRREIQIMHHLAGHPSVVQIVGAYEDAVEVHVVMELCAGGELFDRILQRGHYSEKKAAELARVIVGVVEACHSMGVMHRDLKPENFLFVNQDEDSSLKTIDFGLSVFFKPGEMFTDVVGSPYYVAPEVLRKHYGQECDIWSAGVIIYILLSGVPPFWEETEQGIFEQVLKGELDFVSEPWPSISESAKDLVRKMLVRDPKKRLTAHEVLCHPWVHVGGVAPDKPLDSAVLTRLNQFSAMNKLKKIAVRVIAESLSAEEIAGLKEMFKMIDTDNSGNITLEELKKGLERVGADLKDSEITSLMQAADTDNSGTIDYGEFIAAMLHLNKIQKEDHMYAAFSYFDQDGSGYITKDELQQACEKFGMSNIPIEELMREVDQDNDGRIDYNEFVAMMQDTSFGEMGSRRM, from the exons ATGGGGAATACATGTATAGGACCCAAATTAGGCAACAATGGGTTCTTGCAATCAGTAACAGCAGCTGTTTGGAAAACAAGGCAACCAGAACATTTGCCTCTCCCAAATAAAGGTGATTCAAATTCCCACAAAACCCAAGAAAATTCATCAATGGGTTCGTCGTCGAAAGCAAATGACAGTAATAGATGTGGTGGTACTCAGAGTAACCCACCCCCACACCTTAAGATTAGTAGTGGAGATGATACTACTGAGTATGGTGGTGGTAACAATGAGAAGAACTCATCAAATGTTAATAATAAGCCAGTGGAGGGTGTGAAACAGAATAAGCCTAATCATGTTAGGCGAGTATCGAGCATAGGGCTTAAAATCGACTCTGTTTTGGGAAGAAAGACTGGAAATTTGAAGGAGATTTGTAGCTTAGGGAGGAAGCTTGGACAAGGTCAATTCGGGACGACGTATTTATGTGTGGACAAG GTACATGGAAAGGAATTGGCGTGTAAGTCCATTGCTAAAAGGAAGTTGAATACTGAGGAGGATGTGGAGGATGTAAGAAGGGAGATTCAGATTATGCACCACTTGGCAGGGCATCCTAGCGTGGTACAAATAGTAGGGGCTTATGAGGATGCTGTTGAAGTACATGTCGTGATGGAGCTTTGTGCGGGTGGGGAGCTTTTCGATAGGATTTTACAGAGAGGACATTACAGTGAGAAGAAGGCAGCTGAACTTGCTAGAGTAATTGTAGGTGTCGTGGAAGCATGCCATTCCATGGGCGTCATGCATAGAGACCTAAAACCCGAGAACTTTCTTTTTGTCAATCAGGATGAGGATTCATCCTTGAAGACAATTGACTTTGGGTTATCAGTGTTCTTCAAGCCAG GTGAAATGTTCACTGATGTTGTCGGAAGCCCTTATTATGTTGCCCCAGAAGTCTTGCGGAAGCATTATGGTCAAGAATGTGATATTTGGAGTGCAGGAgtgataatttatattttactaAGTGGAGTTCCCCCCTTCTGGGAAG AGACGGAGCAAGGAATATTTGAACAGGTTCTAAAAGGGGAACTTGACTTTGTATCAGAACCTTGGCCGTCTATATCAGAAAGTGCAAAAGATCTTGTTAGAAAGATGCTTGTAAGAGATCCGAAAAAGCGGCTGACAGCCCATGAAGTCCTTT GTCACCCATGGGTCCATGTTGGCGGTGTAGCTCCAGATAAACCTCTTGATTCTGCTGTTCTGACCCGTCTCAATCAATTTTCTGCAAtgaacaaattaaaaaagatagCAGTTAGA GTTATTGCTGAAAGTCTGTCTGCAGAGGAAATTGCAGGACTCAAGGAAATGTTCAAAATGATAGATACCGATAATAGTGGAAATATTACGTTGGAGGAACTGAAGAAGGGTTTGGAAAGAGTAGGTGCCGATCTGAAGGATTCAGAAATAACTAGTTTAATGCAAGCT GCAGATACTGATAATAGTGGTACCATTGACTACGGCGAGTTTATAGCGGCTATGCTCCATCTAAATAAAATTCAGAAGGAAGATCACATGTATGctgctttttcttattttgatcAAGATGGTAGCGGGTACATCACGAAGGATGAGCTCCAACAAGCTTGTGAGAAGTTCGGGATGAGCAATATTCCCATCGAAGAACTTATGCGTGAAGTTGATCAAGATAAT GATGGACGCATCGATTACAATGAATTTGTAGCAATGATGCAAGACACCAGTTTTGGCGAGATGGGGAGCAGAAGAATGTAA
- the LOC129887754 gene encoding uncharacterized protein LOC129887754: MAIHCNFNPYLFTCRPTKLIPSSLFLSSFVRFPAIRPNFYVDSTKFKLSALVSDKKDDVEPNDTFRLTYLEGNSWLWEVGGLKILVDPILVGNLDFGIPWLYDAAKKVLKNFQLDDLPVIDCLLITQSLDDHCHLKTLNPLSRKFPNLRVIATPNAKTLLDPLFSNVIYLEPDQDSEIEVSDGFQVKIKATAGPILGPPWKRPENGYIVTSPKGQEDAVQLVKCLSAKFVVPMKNGDLDCKGFLARIVQSQGTIESFKQLLLKELPDVKVLQPTPGEPLDISVTDTAKMC; this comes from the exons ATGGCTATTCATTGCAATTTTAATCCATACTTGTTCACCTGCAGACCTACTAAATTGATACCCTCATCGCTTTTCCTGTCTTCATTTGTCCGATTCCCTGCAATTCGACCAAATTTTTATGTTGATTCAaccaaattcaagctctctgcCTTGGTTTCTGATAAGAAAGATGATGTGGAGCCTAACGATACCTTCAGATTAACTTACTTGGAGGGGAATAGCTGGTTGTGGGAAGTTGGAGGATTGAAAATTCTGGTTGATCCAATCTTAGTGGGTAACTTGGATTTTGGAATTCCTTGGCTATATGATGCTGCTAAAAAAGTGTTGAAGAATTTTCAGCTCGATGACCTTCCAGTAATCGATTGCTTACTGATTACACAAAGCCTCGATGATCATTGTCATCTCAAAACATTAAACCCTCTCTCACGGAAATTCCCAAATTTAAGAGTTATAGCAACTCCAAATGCTAAAACACTACTGGATCCTCTTTTCAGCAATGTCATCTACTTGGAACCTGATCAGGATTCTGAAATTGAAGTGAGCGATGGCTTCCAGGTTAAAATTAAGGCTACTGCAGGGCCAATTCTTGGTCCTCCTTGGAAGAGACCTGAGAATGGGTATATTGTTACTTCTCCAAAAG GGCAAGAAGATGCAGTTCAACTTGTAAAATGCCTTTCTGCAAAGTTTGTTGTGCCGATGAAGAATGGTGACCTCGATTGCAAAGGATTTCTTGCTCGTATTGTTCAATCTCAAGGAACAATTGAATCATTCAAACAACTTTTGTTAAAGGAACTACCAGATGTAAAGGTACTACAACCTACTCCTGGAGAACCACTCGATATTTCAGTAACTGACACAGCGAAGATGTGTTGA